In a genomic window of Clavelina lepadiformis chromosome 7, kaClaLepa1.1, whole genome shotgun sequence:
- the LOC143464894 gene encoding uncharacterized protein LOC143464894 — protein MNSVSEDKAGNGTYVFNAPPKASPDQGNEVTTMIGILCSCIMITAVLFFLWKLLQRKQNEMRQFQEEPEHGKNAEDGDSSSLSVGVSTEQSPEVKTNGLRLLDKIFKTSTVDREQSSSSFKNDKFEAMDKDLDELILPPLSPIISSTWSEKRQQSPSEDTGCDSGFGRFSFVQRDGGILRTGKLDNDLEIEHTSDILTSLVRERQALRQESEARNSKIKKVIELLDQCSAFVRSAREKASEESKTDSSMQRFLRNMREERRRYDSIRRFPRKSVWKQRENDSRDAFISMQTWFDGLRLHPNLMGIAEEVFLLRSHHRSDVERNDAERKCVRGSVRSLDECSRLLSRARRNVADMKRQIAERKKAIEQANRIRKERDKKINALFEMMEQNSENVNCDDRKAVKRRVTLPKKTGRNLAQNPCTRVTSLNAEKCSECQKYYCRCEPFSPEEGQTTDSLAVKATDFKTEHTEKVNGVESSETKNRLLNRVVQIDTDENETSYNLILNLKEITQNGVPGDHDNSEDLSEREVTKALKRVPNIKCLKSIKKGTSGEWTIEAIASQGRIANIKFNCRGKNYAIEMKKNLPKHL, from the exons atgaattCGGTGTCGGAGGACAAAGCCGGCAACGGTACCTACGTGTTCAACGCTCCTCCGAAAGCGTCACCGGACCAAGGCAATGAAGTTACAACAATGATCGGAATCCTCTGTTCCTGTATAATGATAACTGCTGTGTTATTCTTTTTATGGAAG CTACTGCAGCGAAAGCAGAACGAGATGCGTCAGTTTCAAGAAGAACCTGAGCACGGAAAGAACGCAGAAGATGGTGACAGTTCCTCTTTGTCGGTGGGGGTTAGCACGGAACAAAGTCCAGAAGTGAAGACGAATGGATTGAGATTGCTGGACAAGATCTTCAAGACATCGACCGTGGACAGAGAACAATCAAGCAGTTcgtttaaaaatgacaaatttgaGGCGATGGACAAAGATCTAGACGAACTGATTCTTCCTCCTCTCTCGCCCATAATCAGCTCAACTTGGAGCGAGAAGAGGCAGCAGTCACCCAGCGAAGACACCGGTTGCGACAGTGGGTTTGGAAGATTCTCATTCGTGCAAAG GGACGGTGGTATACTAAGAACGGGAAAACTTGATAACGATCTCGAAATAGAACACACAAGTGACATACTGACGTCACTAGTGCGAGAAAGACAAGCATTGCGTCAAGAAAGCGAGGCccgaaattcaaaaataaagaaagtaaTTGAG CTGTTGGACCAATGCTCAGCGTTTGTTCGCTCCGCACGTGAGAAAGCATCTGAGGAATCCAAAACTGACTCCAGCATGCAGAGATTCTTAAGAAACATGCGCGAAGAGAGAAGAAGGTATGACTCGATCCGAAGATTTCCAAGAAAATCGGTATGGAAGCAGAGAGAAAACGACAGCAGAGACGCTTTTATCAGTATGCAG ACTTGGTTTGACGGTCTGCGTCTCCATCCAAATTTAATGGGAATTGCAGAAGAAGTTTTTCTCTTAAGATCCCACCATCGGAGCGACGTGGAACGAAATGATGCGGAACGGAAATGCGTCAGAGGTTCAGTTCGAAGTCTCGA cGAATGTTCGCGCCTTCTGTCTCGGGCACGGAGAAATGTTGCAGATATGAAAAGACAAATAGCGGAAAGGAAGAAGGCAATTGAGCAAGCCAACCGGATTCGGAAGGAGAGAGATAAAAAGATAAACGCGCTCTTTGAGATGATGGAACAAAATTCTGAGAATGTTAACTGCGACGACAGAAAAGCCGTAAAACGACGTGTGACTTTGCCGAAGAAAACGGGGAGAAATCTCGCGCAAAACCCATGCACCAGGGTGACGAGTTTAAACGCAGAAAAGTGCTCGGAGTGTCAGAAGTACTATTGCCGTTGTGAGCCGTTTTCGCCGGAAGAAGGACAAACAACTGATTCATTAGCAGTGAAAGCAACAGATTTCAAGACTGAGCACACAGAAAAAGTCAATGGAGTAGAGTCGAGTGAAACGAAGAACCGGCTGTTGAATCGAGTGGTCCAAATCGATACCGACGAAAACGAAACTTCgtacaatttaattttaaacttgaaaGAAATTACTCAAAATGGCGTGCCCGGTGACCATGACAACAGCGAAGATTTATCCGAACGTGAAGTAACAAAAGCACTCAAGCGTGTCCCGAACATCAAGTGTCTGAAGAGTATTAAAAAAGGAACCAGTGGGGAATGGACGATAGAAGCAATTGCGTCCCAAGGGAGAATTGCCAACATTAAGTTCAATTGTCGGGGTAAAAATTATGCAAttgaaatgaagaaaaacttACCCAAacatttatga